The sequence GAAGTATTTAACAAGAATGGGAAACAGAACTTTTACTTTATCAGTCCTGAATTAACacaattgttaaaaatgaCAGATCCAgatcaatatattatatttttggaCCCTTTTAGTATATCAGAATGCAAATGTATTCTTTTCCCTTTGAATAACTGTGATAGAAAAGATAAAGCTGGAGGAACACATTGgagtttattaatattttgtaaacgaGATAAAACATGTTATCATTTTGATTCGGCAAAAGGATATAATGGTAGTATTGCCTCAAAATTTGCAGAGAATATAATGAGTTGCATACTTGATAAGAATGAACCTAACAAAAAGTTTGTTGAGGTAGATAGTCCACAGCAGGCCAATGGTTATGATTGTGGAGTTTATGTATTATGTTTAGTAGATATTATTACCAatcatattttaagaaatggAAGAATGGATGAATGTAATTATGACCAGATAGAAGAATTAGTACGTACAAAACGTACAGATTTATTAAACTTGATAAATGATCTTAAATGTAATCCATTTACTACttaatgataaatatcatGTAAATATACagttattacatttaattatttttgtataaatatattgtaagtattctattatcaaataatttgtttacaatCTTATGTTGCACTTATGCATGTAGgtaataaatttgcaaatatattaatatttactagtattgttattttacatattcctgtattttatatatgtatatagttatagtatatagaatattatattatatatcaatacataatatattcacaaCTTATATATTGGTGACGTTGATGTACATTCGTGAAATAAAGAATACCAGTTACACCAATTGCtaaatttatagatatattgtACTGTACAGTCGGACACTCTGTAATGCGGTACTCCCATAACAAGAACCAAAAATTGCGCCATGCGTATGACGCGATGAAGAAGTTGCTGGAAATGACTCATttctaatatgaaaatatgtgtACGTTTGAATTGATTCGAAACTCAGTTTTGCATTAACTCTTGTGTGACAAGGAGATATTGTTTACAGTGTCCATTATGTAAAAGTTATTATCGCACAACACATTATTTTGTCATACTAAAAAAAgactacatatttatttagttatagTTTCTTCTGCGCTCTTGGATACATATAACGCGAAATCTAACACGGAACGAATGTCTCGCGTTATAGGCAGTCCTACTGTATTGTATCATATACTGCGTTGCAAGGAAAAACTAGactattaataaaacaaatcagAGAAAGAGATTAAATTCCGCAAAAGATAATATAAGTAAGATGTAAAAAGGAActaaatatcaataaagatATTTGAGATGTAGCTATGTATTCAATAATAGTGTTCAATAATGtattcaaataaaagtaaattaacatGTTTAGTTCAGATGGATACAATTATGTGAGAAGATATAAAACTTATGTCCAACAGTAAATCAcggattttataaaatatatataaacatatatcaACCAtacataacaaatataaaaatatgtgtatgtgtgtgtgtgtttacATTATTCACAAAATTGAgcgtaaaattattaaaacaattactaTCGTATATCAATAGTAGATTTACTTGCAgacagataaaaataaatcgaggAATTAACAtggaaagaattaaatttataaaagaattagaCAAATAAAGATTAGATACATATGAACTAGACAAATAGGAATTagataaataagaattagaaaaagtaTATTTGAGGGAACGAACGCAAAGTTTGAAAAACCTTACGTAAAGAAGGATATCATAGCAGGATGGCCAAGAATTGccagaaagaaattttgcatCTCTAAAGtcaaagagagagaaatgttTAGAGTTCGCTAAGATCTATTAAattatgatacaaaattttgttaaactgttatattttttgatgaaacaaaaatagatttatttaacgtGAGCTCCATAACTCCGCTAATCTTCACCATCAACACAGATGTACGTTAAATTTTGAAAGTGACTTTGAAAGTTTGATTAATTTGATTAGTGTTGTTATTGACATATAGATCTTATGACATGActcgttttactttttttattactcgAGATAGTTTGTATGATATGACAACAATAATAACGGCAGAGCTAAAGCTAAAATAGCTGAGATTTTTGTTTATTGAATAGGTCTTATAAATGTAGGATATCATATTATCGCTGTTGTTCTGTATAGGGTGCCCCACGCAGCTGGACATACTATAATCTTGTAACGgtagaagatagaaaagaatCTCATCAggtaaaattttgattaatctAACCGTAGGTGTCCACTCTGAAAGTAGcggtattttaaatatttaaaaatcacctgtatatctttaaatggaattataaatttctgtatACATCGATAGATCTTTATATTATCTATGAAAAGCTATTAAAGCACTTATATCGAGAActgattaatttcaaatatttttaatcttaatcttataaaatttattatatggaaaatgacaaaaaaaagatttataaatctACTTAAAAGAATAGACTTAAAGATAGACATGAAAGATGTGTGATTTAAGATCCCGATCGCGTGTTATTTGAAACCGTTTAATTTcgcttaataaaatatttttctgtcttttaCAGTTTCAGAGTTATAGCTTGACCTTTTGACAATTTGTTACGTAGGAGAcctcgtatatatatatacatgtacacatatatacgtacatacgtgaggacatacatattatatgtgCAAATGCTTAAGTACTATCTATTTAAACATTGTTGCACTATCGACATATAGTTGATAATCATTTTACatgatacaataattttaaagcaCAAACTGAACGCTTTGTACTTATACAGTTTCATATATATTCAGTATAGCGAATATATACTACTAAATATTACAGAATCTTTAGTAACGTTTTTTAAAGCACTGCACATACAATTGTAATGcatttaaatctttaaaataatatatatattttaaatgaaatatgaaaaataatagctTCCAGCATAGAATCAGTAAATAAGCTCAAGTATAAATTGATAAGCATCGTTGCATTACAATGCAACATTGTTATCGCTCTTTTTGTTCAAACGAGTCTCTAGTACAACATGAGATTCTTTTgcaaacaataaatttatgctTGGTTGGCTAATCATAgctaattatatatgtaaagcaaataatatttagctCTGATGCAGTCATTGAATAACATAACGTCCAAGATGCACAATCCGAAGCTAGGAAATGTTGCCAAATGTTAATCTCAGTCATCATCAAGCATGAGTCAATATGTTTTCGAGATGTAATACACACCTTGAATCGCAATTGTGGATACgttagtttaatttttcatgctTCGAATGCGTAGACCGTCCATCGAGAATTATCATTGTTTTTCAagtttctatgaatattttatatgcattaAGAACTTTGTTTTAACATAGCGAAATATACTATAATCTAGATAAGTTGATTTGAGTTGAGTCGTTGAATGTGCTAATATAATGTTGAGatctaaaagtaaaaatttattaaatggaaGTTTAATAgtggaaagaaaatgtttttgtaTTGCTATGCCCGTCCGATATTATTTAGaaactttataataatatttttaataatgtataatatatttaataatccaaagattattcaatttcttcaattcattcattgtaatgaaatttcaagatattatAAACGTATGATATAGACGTGTCCCAACTGTATAATTCGAAACATTAAATTGGAGCATAGCATTGCATACATATATCGcataagtaaaaaaattgctgcatttattaaaataaagcaaaagaACTTTTGATCTATAAATGTGTACGAAACATACTTGttttaatcaataaatatttaataacacaGGGTTTGGTAGTTACTGTTAgtgttaaattaaaatgtctTATACGTTTAATAATGATTGTATCgcaattttaatacaatgGAACGTGTAATGCTTCTTAATGTTTTCAGGTATTAgttcattatttttaagagATTAATATAGACAAAACTAATAGATGCACAAATCACCGTACAAACCTTGTGGGATTCAGTCATATAATCATGTCTACTAAAAAAGACGAAGAGTTATTtagtgaaaatgaaaacatgtcaaagaaagaaacagaaaatgtatataattccgatgaaaattttgatcCACCTGATGGTGGTTGGGGTTGGGTTGTAGTAGCAGAAGTTGGATTTTCTAATGTAAGTTTTGgttattctaaatttttagtatctataatataataacatttttattataaaacgttgaatcaatgttaaaaattttatatgatttatgATCTAATGTAACAAAGATGCACATAATCTAAAAGATTTTTTCCTACATAAAGCTTATTGTTTATActataatgatttattttaaatgtaaatcagaaatatgtaatgtttgatttaattacgaaatttgtcatttttattatattctgcAATTTAGAGCTTATCTTATTAATAGTGTGAAACcatcgttaaattttcattctcgcataaagaaatattttagattggAAATCTTACTACTAAACTAAAGATATGATCAACTATGAATGGAATTTTTACAGCTTTGTATATTAGCAATGTTGCAATCTTTCGGATTACTATTTAAAGACAGATTTACAGAATTGGGAATCAATTCGTCACAAATAGCGACTATAATAAACACAAATTTTGCAGTATATTCTTGCATTGGTAAGTTGTTTTCCAATTATGCGTCTTCCGTACTGATTTTTCGCTTACATgcttcataatttttttaactatgTTTCATCATTAATTATCTTTTCGCTAAACATGACGATATAAAACTCTATCAGCTTACAGTGCGTTACTGTGCGTAACAGtggtattgataaaaataagcaTGATTTTATCTTAACACCGAATGGGGATTTTGTGCTTTTccattatcttataacgtatcgCTAGGTGTAGTCACTACCTATCATTTCATGTTGCCAATGGTagttatgcaatattacgaaCGAATATCCTACAAATtcatcgaatttaattaaatgcaaCGATTGTCCTTGCTGACAAACAGTTGTAGTCATAGATCTTGAGAAGaatttaaaatggaaaagcTTAAGTagttgtaataatttaaacatgTTTTCCAAGTAGCgaaaagaaactttaatcTATAAGTTTCGTTGagcgtaatttatttacgttaGCACGCTgtttacgttatatgatatttatattttattataatatttcttaacacTGACACGCCTGGTCAAATgaccggtttcaaaatttaacttaaaattgtacattcgttgttatttcttttgtttatctaactttatggaaattcttatattaacaaaagttaggaaattgattaatcagataatacaagtttaataatacaactttatggaaattcttatattaacaaaaattaggaaattgattaatcaggTAATACAAGAATTTCCATAAAGTTAggtgaacaaaagaaataacaacgaatgtacaattttaagttaaattttgaaactggtCATTTGACAAAGGTCATTTGGTAAAGTTAGTGCCAATATCATTATTACTGCTATCTGTTATTCTTGTACCATATCCTTATGATTCTGAACAGCGataaattaacgaatttatcaaaaattctttaataaaaatatttttcattgtagGTTTAGCTAATGGTCCTATGTTTAGAAAATTCAGTTATAGGCAAGTAGCTTTCGTAGGCGCTCTAATTTGTGCTGTATCAATCATAGCATTGTCAATGATAAGAAGTTTTATTGGagctttaattttctattctattttatacgGTAGGTTAAAGGTGATAATACAAGATAGATAAATTTGGGTAATGTTAACagcgaaatataaaaaacgacatgataaaatattcatcgcgcaaatttcaatgatactctatttataaatttatttttaaaaaagagtATTAAAATACAGATGTTTAACGTTTGATTTGCTGATTTCAGCTGCTGGATTTGGTATAACGATGTCGGCAAATACTATAGCTTTAAATACTTActtcagaaagaaaaaaagaattgctgTTGGTCTTAGCTGGACCTGTTCTGCCATAGGACCAATAATAATTCCGCTagtaagtataatttatacgaaagaaaataataattttagaatttacaataaataaagaaaagtcAGGTAGattatacttaaatatttccGTGCAATTGTCAATTGtgtaacaatttcttaattttataaaaaattagtgCCACATAAAATAATTCCCAAATTATTGATTCTAGACAATTAGATTAATATAGTGGGacagaacatttttttctgaAGTAAAACGAAGTTGAATATTTCCTTACAAAATACATGAATAGTCGGCATAACGATATAGAGCAACGTTTACGTTGTTCAAGGACTAACTTTACATACACGATTGTTGTTTGCTAGTCATAAGCCATAAATGTACGGAGCTTTGTGTTCTTGGTTAACAAGATACCGAGATTAAACATTGCGACGTTTTCTTATGGTTGCATTAAAGTTTAAGAAACCATTTTAAGAATTCCAGATATCACACCTGCAAGTATGATCTATAGAcctataaaagtaatatatgaggaaaaatatagttttaaaaaaatttcgatatacGAGTACAgtgatataacaaatatttaaatagcgCTATGTtgtattaacgaaataaaaaagtttatcATGAAATTGcctttaaatagaaaatatgggTAGCTGTACATACTGTTTTAATTCTAGCGGATTTTTTTCCACAGAAAagatgaatttatattaaatgtcgCTTATCTCTTTTAGCTCCGAAAGttaagttataataatatcacaataatataataatttatttgtatagtAGGCCCATAGCCAGTTACAAAAAGGTTGCTGCACTCTTATTCCTAGTTATATTCCTACATTGAACTCTTagttactatattatattcttatttcattGTGTTACATTACTTAGCTCTTTCTTAATACAAGAGCTAAGTTATAGTTGATCcaatatagtaataattatattaatttctagaTAATTACATTTCTGACGCCAATATATGGTATAGAAGGCACTATACTTATTTTTGGCGGTTTTTCATTTAACGCCGTAGTTTGTGCTCTTCTGTTACAACCTATTTCTTGGcacgtaaaaaagaaacaagatataaaaaaatctcTGAATATCAAAAACGAGAGCGCCGAAGAATTGCCAATGATTGATGAGGTATAGCGTAAAAATAACTATCATAAGAATcatttaataacatatataaacaatataaaaaacaattacaatgttaaaaaatggTTGTTATCAAcgtttaaaacttttattaaaaggtagttatattttttgtagataACAATGAATGTTACTTCTGAAAGTGGATCGTTGGAAAATGCTGCTAATTATAGTATCTGGAATCTTGCAAAAGAAAAGTTTGGAAGccaatatttgtattatgaCGATGAATATGGTGCTTCCAGTATAGGCGTAATAGGTCCTGGAACACCAATGATGTCCAAAGCTAATGATGGATGATAGGTGTGAAAATGTATGGAATAACAGTAAAAATTGAGATTCATAGTGATTCGTTTTGTCACTAGAAGTGTACAATGTAGAAAGTGATaagaaacaatagaaaaataacaatagaaaaaatgaCAAACTAGTTCAACGATAATgattctttataaataatcgtttcttttGAAGCGTAATGTTACAGTTCGaacttcataaatttatatttcagttaTTAAGTAAAATGCATTATGCGCAGGTAGTAAACTAGCTAACCTACTCCACTaagtaatatttcttaaataacatGATTTGCATGCACGTCGTTTTTACGTGCAATAAATTTAAGATCTAAAAGCTTTCTTTATGTGTagcaatttaaaagataagaaatgaaatatacacaGGTTCTCTAGAAGAAATACTTCAACTATATCGATGTCGTCTAAAGCATCGAGAAAGGAAAGCTTTACACGGGATTCAAGCCCAACACCATCAATAAATTTAAGTAGACGATCCAGCCTTAATAGAAGACCGTCgcttaaaaatgttaataggtaaataaatacaatatggGTATTTCGCTGCCAAATCTGacatcgatattaaatattttgatcttCCAATACTTTAATCTTCGATGGTAAATAAATCACCTTTTCGCTATTgctaattctaaattatttattttgtaattaatattatgtaacacttagttaatacaaatataagcgtaagtatacatatatacatacgtacacgaaatatactattatattagaACTATTTACAGACCAAACAGTGAGACAGAAAATAGTCGAAGAAGACGTTTGAGTTATCAATTATCTTGCGAACATAATGCGTATCTTGAAGATTGCAAAAATCCAAATTGTCAgcaaaaattgcaacaaaattcaataacgcTCGAAGAATTTAAAAGTGATCAACTCTCGGAAAAAGTAAGTTTGATTAGttttaaaagtgtaaaagaaagacaaagaaaaagaaaaaaatggaaagataagaaaatttaaaaataggaaaatagaTAACTAAtaacatagaaaaatatattaattttaggaATGTGTCGAGAAAACAACAAAGAAAACGTTCTTGGAAGCATTGATAATCTATTTCGACCTAAATCTTCTTCGCGATTCTGTTTACGTAAATATAGTATTGGGTATTACCTTCGCCAATTTCGCAGAGTTCAATTTTTCGCTCTTGACACCGTTCATATTGAGCGAACGTGGATTATCAAAAATTGAGATTGCGACTGCAATGTCAATTCTTGCTAGTTTCGACAGGGTCACTAGATTGATAAGTCCTTTTATTGCCAACTTTATCGGGTGGCAAAATAGGACTTTCTTTCTAATCGGTATTTGTGGAATGGCGACAGGTCGTATTGGTAAGGAATCAATACAAtcatttgtttgaaattcagTAATTTCTTTCAGTATATAATAGAACTAATTACatggaaatgataaaattgataatgtCTATTCACTTTGATCTTTAGTTTATCAATATGGTATATAAAACGACGTCTCTCgtctttcgattattttaattaataatattttatacgtaattaGTACTACCTCGTTAATATATGAATTCTTGTATATGAAATCATTTGCCGTTTTGTATAATACTAAGACATTATGGACTATCTTTCTGCTTACTTACATAATTCCCATCAGAACTGCGTAATATGTACTTAAGAAGAAccaattaaatttctcatttttatcgGATCAAACTATAGAAATAGAATGacaatatttatcgtatttctatgATATTCTTTAGTTCATTTCTATAATATGTAtactattatacatatatgtaaatgatatatttaatttcatagatATAGATCGTAAGAAGCATCATATAAAGAacatataatttgtatatgtCTGTCAACTTCTTTCAGTTTTAGCACACGTTAAAAATTTTGGAGTTATCTTGGCAGTTGAGGCTCTAATTGGGGTTGGAAAAGCTTTGAAAACAATCTTTGCAGCCCTTGTAATCCCTAGTCATGTTCCTCTATCGAGGCTTCCGGCTGCGACTGGTATACATCTTCTAACTTGTGGTATTGTTTCATTGACCTTAGGGCCAATACTTGGTTGGATTAGAGACATAACTTCAAGTTACGTAATTATGCTTCAttgtttgaacatttttacgtACTTGACTGTAATTTCGTGGAGCTTAGAAATCTACTctacgaaacgaaattaaaattaaaattaaattaaacatttaatgcaattaaacaattaacatGCACTCTAACACCGAAtattgttcttcttcttttttgttgaCGTAGAATGAATAGAACGTCttgtttcccttttttctgaatatggaaattatttattattatttatattcattatttaaaacaaacttATGAATTAGCAGAAAATAATCTGTTTGTTAGTTTAGTCTCGTTTAGATCACTGGAACTGAATTTCCTCGACAATCAACGTGTTTTTTTATGATATGGAATCTGTACAACAACAAATAAACAAGcacgtattttgtatttatttataacaaaacatGGCGTATGATCATATAACAGACAAcagataagaaataattaacaatgtatttaaattatgtaaatgttaaCATTGAATTTTAGATATCAGCTTTTCTGAGATAAGAAGAAGATATGAATACTACTGATTATCTATCCTTCCGTATTGTtatgaacaattttaattcacTGTTGTAACGTGAATCGTAAAATGTAGGCggatgatatttatatacactTGAAGTGCTAAATgacgtaaatataaaaattaggaCAACACGACACTATATgattttacattaataatgaaatattttcagtttacgCGATATGCAATGACAAAGCATtataaagataaagattaGATTAATCAGCGGTACGTACTTGACTTTATCGTTTACAAGGTAGAATTCACTTTGTGCGAAACTTCTCTCAGTACCTGCCATGTTAGGAATATAAGACTGATATCAACGTCGTTTATTGTAATTACTCTATTATGCTGTAAAATTGTCTTAATTTCGTTTAAGTACATTGTTATGAAACTGTGTGAGTGTGGCTCATGTTTTTTATGTTGAAAAGAATGGCAAGATGTGTTCACTAAAAAATAAGTGAAACCCTTTACGCTTGTTATTAGGAATTAATCTATTGTGTTAAGTTTTTAAGTTGTTATTACTATCAGtgttattagaaattaatctcgtttaaatgtaaatgataTAACCATAAGAAACGCGACATTAGgtaatataacttttaaatatacgtaagATGTTAACCGAGAAAATGTaaagaagattatttaaaaattaatatatttttattgttaatgcTCTGTGAACAAAGATGATATAGATAAAGAAGCCactgcaataatattttattatgttgtGATACAATTTGAAcaagaat comes from Bombus pyrosoma isolate SC7728 linkage group LG2, ASM1482585v1, whole genome shotgun sequence and encodes:
- the LOC122573134 gene encoding sentrin-specific protease 8-like gives rise to the protein MARDPSNEIVLSYYDCLLRTSDVELLQGSHWLNDVIIGFYFEYLDEVFNKNGKQNFYFISPELTQLLKMTDPDQYIIFLDPFSISECKCILFPLNNCDRKDKAGGTHWSLLIFCKRDKTCYHFDSAKGYNGSIASKFAENIMSCILDKNEPNKKFVEVDSPQQANGYDCGVYVLCLVDIITNHILRNGRMDECNYDQIEELVRTKRTDLLNLINDLKCNPFTT
- the LOC122573139 gene encoding LOW QUALITY PROTEIN: uncharacterized protein LOC122573139 (The sequence of the model RefSeq protein was modified relative to this genomic sequence to represent the inferred CDS: inserted 1 base in 1 codon) gives rise to the protein MSTKKDEELFSENENMSKKETENVYNSDENFDPPDGGWGWVVVAEVGFSNLCILAMLQSFGLLFKDRFTELGINSSQIATIINTNFAVYSCIGLANGPMFRKFSYRQVAFVGALICAVSIIALSMIRSFIGALIFYSILYAAGFGITMSANTIALNTYFRKKKRIAVGLSWTCSAIGPIIIPLIITFLTPIYGIEGTILIFGGFSFNAVVCALLLQPISWHVKKKQDIKKSLNIKNESAEELPMIDEITMNVTSESGSLENAANYSIWNLAKEKFGSQYLYYDDEYGASSIGVIGPGTPMMSKANDGWFSRRNTSTISMSSKASRKESFTRDSSPTPSINLSRRSSLNRRPSLKNVNRPNSETENSRRRRLSYQLSCEHNAYLEDCKNPNCQQKLQQNSITLEEFKSDQLSEKECVEKTTKKTFLEALIIYFDLNLLRDSVYVNIVLGITFANFAEFNFSLLTPFILSERGLSKIEIATAMSILASFDRVTRLISPFIANFIGWQNRTFFLIGICGMATGRIVLAHVKNFGVILAVEALIGVGKALKTIFAALVIPSHVPLSRLPAATGIHLLTCGIVSLTLGPILGWIRDITSSYVIMLHXFEHFYVLDCNFVELRNLLYETKLKLKLN